gttttatttttaatttactgcAGATTTTGTGATTTGTCAGAGCAAAAACAGAATAGAATGAATAAAGGCTAAGTGTCAAAGAAAATTTTGAAAATATAGACGTAACCACCTCGTCTACAGTAGGACAGCAACAAGGAGCACGTGCCGTCGTGGGCGGAGACTCAAAGCGGTGCTTTCCTCCTATTGGACAGTACGACTGCCTCGCAATTTGTACTTCCGGTGCTTAATGTTTCGCAACAAGGCTACAGGAATCGAGTACACCCAGGCATCACGTTTACATAAAAGCAGTAAGTTTCCGAATCAGTCCGCGTGTTTTGTATTTATACGCAGAGCTGGTATTTATGGCAAAGAGACGCGCTGATGAAACCGCGCTCCACGACTCTCCCTCCAAAAAATGCTACCGATCACTTCACAGTGTTGacgtgcagctgcagcgcaggCTGCCGCCCCGGGGCGAGAGCCTGGCTCCGCCGCCTTTGCTGGCTTTGTTGGGCCGCCGCTGCGGAAAGAGGCCGCGTTGCTTCGAAGACACAGCCAAAGATGAAACagaggcagaagcagcagctcatggcGAAGTCGCTCACCGCGACGCTAGGGAACATGTGGCAGATGTTTCAACCGTGCAAACTTCTGGAAGTTTCGAGGAGACATCCAGGACATTCACAAGTCACAAGAAACGACACCGAGAGGACGCCGTGTGTCCAAACACCGTGTTTACAAAAGCTAAAGACGAAGTAAGTGTGAGTAAATAGCCAATAATGATTGCACACTCAAGTAAACGTGAAAAGTGTAACTCCTCTAAGTGTCCGCTAGGTGTCAGTGTTGGCTCGTTTATTACCTGACAAATCTCAGTTAAAACATCTCTAGGTTAAACACGACTGTTTGCCCAGATTTGGTTGAACTCACCTGGGACAGTGTGTCTAAAAATGATACTGTCACAGGCATTTCCCCTAAACTCAGCCCTTCTTTCTCTTGTCTTTCAGTCCgatgcagacacaaacactgaagacTGCACGTTTAACTCCTTCCAATACTGGAGGGCCCCCCTGCCTGAACTCGACCTGTCGCTCCTCCAAGATGCCTCCAGCCATTCACAAGCAAACGACAAGGACGTCTCCTCTGAAGCCATGGAGACCTGACGTTAACCATCTGATTGTCGCACATGACTCGTCAGCAGCATGTTGAGGTTGCTGGAAGTCCATCCAGATAAGATGCAAAACTGTCAAGGTGGCGGTGGGAGACTGGCTCAGGTTGTAGTAAGGAAGTGAGCTGCACGCTGGTGCAAGTGAGATGACTAATGCAGCACCAATGTGAGGAATCTGTTCTACTACGGGGCAGTAGCATGGTTTCATTGTGTCCATGTCCATGATTGATGTACAAATTATGTTCTAAGTGGAGTTCATGTAAATGGGGTAATAAAACTCCATTCCTATTGTTGTAATTGTATAATATTGTCGAGAAGTATGGGAAGAGACCATTtcaatgtttttgtatttacagtGATGTCCTTTGTAGTAttagttgtgttttttatgGTTTTTATGCTGCACCCTGAGTGAGAAGGGTGCAGCGATGCGTTCAGGGTTTAAAAAACACGTTATGGAAGGTTCTCCTTTATTGTAAGTCTCATTACTGGGATCTTGTCTGCAACGATGGTGAAATAACGTATTcctattttttaaatttgctgTGAATTAGACATGTATATAATTTAGGGGCTGCCGTGCCATCAGTTCATATGTTGTGTGTTAAGACCATGTTGTGAATAAACCCGTACGTTTTGAcacctgtgtttttctttgctcCGGCCTTTGACTGGCTTGTGCAGATGCTCCGCTGCGTGTTGTAGTGCGGTCACAGGACGGTCGGGGACGGGGAACGGCTCTGGCCGCCCTTTGGACCAGGCGCCGGCTGAAGGGCAACGGGTTGGGTCCGGGCCGCAGTGATGAGTCGGATCTGAGATGTGGTCAGGATTTTAATCCGCCCGCGCGACCATGGTGAGTTAAACTCTACGCGTTAACCTGATCAGGTGCAGACGTCAGCGCGTTTCCAGCTAATGAGCGCAAATAACGTGCGCGCACGCGGGCTATTTATGAGCCTACAGACTTGACGCATACGTGTTTAAGTTACTTATTAGCTCTCGTTAGcagaaaaagctaaatattagCAGAGTTTAGCTGCTCTTTACATGTTAACGttagcaaaacaataaaaaaccaCCTGTTGGTAGTTAACCTAGTTTAGCTACGTGCCACGCAGCGGTTTGGCTATTTAGCGCAGTAAGACCGCTTTAAATATCAAGCTAATCACTtaatatgcatttaaaaaagTATAGAGTTTATACAGTCATATAGTGTAACCTGGGCTTTACCTGTTGGAGtttgttacatttttattacatttttttgttgttgactTTACTTAGTCCACACGTTTGGTGCAGATTACAGATGAGGGCATAATTTGGCATTTTATTGAATGGTTTGTCGGACTCcatgtgaatttttttttagtttcaattgtttatttttttatttttttatatattttattttttatccttGTATTTCTGCTTGTTTCATGTGTAAAGAATTTTGTGCGAGTGTTTGATAAGTGctctataaataaagtttttttattattattattatttttatgttgaaTGGAACCCTTAGAGCGACCGCCTCTAAGACACTGGACTGATTTTCGTTTCATAGCCATGTGACAACTTCTCCACATCTGGTGAACTTTACGACCTGTCTGCTCATTTGTTGTTAAAACACTCCAAATATACATACCACCAGCCGCACAAGACCCTGTTTAGTGTTTACACAGTGGGTCCAGGGAGGGAGCGCACCAGCCGCCACCTCAGGAAGGGGATGTGTGCATGTTTCCCATCAACAGTGCTCGACTCAGGCAGTCCATTGTTACGTGTGGCTGGGAAAGCGAGCACAGGAGCAGGACGGACCTTGAAAACGAAACGGGGCTGCAGGGAAGTCGAGCAGGAGGCAGGGATTGATACCACATCCCTCTGGTGTTGTTAAGAGGGGTCGGTTAAGCATTGAGGGGCAGGGAGGGCTCCACAGTTCGCAGGCACAGGGATGGTCTTCACGAAGGTCAGAGGGTTTCTCAAAGGAGGAGTGTGCGTTTcttgctgcaggaggagcctgCCTGCTGTTACTAAACATGCTTCTCATTCCAGTCACGGAGGTCGTGGATTGAGGAAACCTTCTTTAAGAGGGAGTGTGTGAAGTTCATCCCCTCCTCCCGGGACCTACACAGGTAGCGCTGCGTCTGACTGCTCTGATGAGTGTTTAAAGTACAGATTTTTATGATTCTTCGATGAAATACGAGGCAGCTTGTTTGGGGCATGGTATATTATTaacagcagtgagcagcagctgagtaGTATATTTTTTTCAAAGTTCAGGACTATTTGGCATTCAGCCCTCTCTTCCAGGAATAGGGACGCGCAGATTCTTTTATAATGTGTTATTTCCTGTCTTTCACAGATGTACTCCACTATGTCAAGTATGCCAAAATTTGATCAGGTATAATTTATCTCTTATCTGTCGTACACTTTATGTGTGTCTTAAGCCCATCTTTAAACTCTGAgttgcaacatactgtactgtgacaCACCCCTATCATAAAGGATGTCTGATTGTGTGGATTTCTTTCTCACTTCTCTcacactcattgttttaacatttcctattttggcttcttttgtttctctctaGCATTTTTGGGAATGAGCAACACATTTGGCATGAAAGCGCACATAGCAAGGCGCTGTTTCTGTCTGGAAAATATCCATAGTATGTGGTCATATTAAGAAGGGTACTAGCATCCGCAGTGTATGATAGTAACATGAATTTAAAGTTGATTTACACAGTTAGAGCATAATGATGAAAAAGACAGGGAAACAGGAGCACCGCAGTAAATAGCCCACACGGAGGCCCGTGTTGTAAATATGAGTAAGTGATCCCACCTTTGTTTTGGTGGCTGCTTTTCTGACATTTACCCTGTTTCTTTTAGCTCAAGGAGTTAGAGGTTTTAGCAGCATGAATGAAAAGTCTAAATATCAGtcatattaaataaaacatagcATTATATGTTTTAAACTTATTCCAATGAGCTTCCTCAAGTGAAGATGCTCAGTAGAATCAAATGAAATACATTATAGTTAGATTTATGGCCATGTTACAAACTGTTACTGTTACAAACTTTCAATATTTCTATTGTAATAGAAATACAGTACTGAAGCCCATTAAATAACACCAGTTAAATAAACCCATGAATTCTTAAATGTGGGGAATGTTTCTGATATTGTACTAGTCACGCAACATTTCTGTCACTTGTTGTTTTCCGTTCTTTTATCTTGTTGTTGGCCAGGTGTTGTTGTGGACGTCTAATTGGGGAACATTCTTGGCAAGAGTCCCTTCCTCCCATGTCTTTCAATCCTGGTCCTGGACAGGATGTGGATGAGGACTGGTCAATACAGTGCCACACGAAAACCAGTCCTACTAATGCTTATGGGATCGTAGACTTTCAGGACACTGCCACACGAGTCTGCCGGGCCAAGGTCTGTGAACTGACTGAGTGTCTGTGTTTAGAAGTCACAttggtacagtacatgcatgtcCCAACCCTTGTGTTTCCCTGATTCAGTATGTCCGTGTGGCCGTGGACTCAAAACCCGAGTTGCTCTTCCAACTGATGGTGAGAGAGTGGCAGATGGAGAGACCCAAGCTGCTACTGATTGTCCAGGGAGGCACAGAAAACTTTAGCCTGCCCCCTAAAGTCAGGCAGGCCTTTAGCAATGGGCTGATGACTGCTGCCCTCAGCACAGGGGCATGGATACTCACTGATGGCATCAATACAGGTTGGTGCCAGGCGTGAGTAGAAAGGCTATTTTGTTCTGTTCTACATTGTTGTGCCTTAGTTTCTTTCAtcgcttgtgtttgtttttactggTGAATCAGCTGCTCTATGCATACTCTCTAGGCGTGTCTAAGTACGTAGGGGATGCCatgaaaacatttggaggcCATGACctgaggaaaagaaacacagtTGGCGTCACACCCTGGGGGCTAATCGACAACCACATGGACCTCATAGGCAAAGATGTAAATACAGAATTCACTTTTCTGTATCAAATGATGGCTCGGATGGTGTTGGCTCTTTATGTGACCTCCTATCATCATGGCTCAGGTGTTCAGGCCCTACCAACCACTGGGGAACCCCTTCAGCAAGAGACCCTGTCTCAATGGTTTCCACTCCCACTTTCTACTGGTGGATGATGGAACGCTGGGGAAACATGGCTGCCAGCAAGACctcaggaggaagctggagaagcacATCCATCTACAGAGGATACACCCTCGTGAGTCGCATTCGCGTGTGTACCTCTGCGCTTGGGGGTTTGACGTGTCTCACGTTGTGCCGCCCACTGCACAGGACTAAACCAAGGAGtgcctgtggtgtgtgtggtgctggagGGAGGTCCCGCCATCGTGTCCACGGTGTGGGACTACGTCAGCCGCGCGCCCCCGGTGCCGGTGTTCGTGTTCGAGGGCTCGGGCGGCGCTGCCGACCTGCTGGCCTTCGCACACAAGCAGACGGTCGCTGACAGGTATGCTCAACTCTGTGGATCTGCATCATTAGGTCCAATGGCTTCACCATTCAGTCACAAATGTTTGCACATTTCAGAATCTAAAGTTCTGTTTTTGGTGTTTTGTCCTCCGTTTGATGAAAAccactgtgtttgctttgttttctgtgtgaaatTTCTATTATCTGATTTGTGTTTCATGCATGTTTTTATGATTTCTTTTCCTTCATTTGCTTAATTTTAAATGCCTTATGTGTGGGATGTCATAATGTTCCCGGCATCTTTCAGGCAGCTGGATGCTGACATTAAAGAGGACTTCCTTGTCAGGATTGGAAATGTGTTTGTGGTAGATAGAGAAGAAGCCTCGCAGCTTTACAGTCTCCTCTTACAATGTATGGATTACAGAGATTCTGTGAGTAAAGCAGCATTAGTGAATGCGTGCCTCGTGATTTAACACACAGGAATCTCACATTACATCAATTTGTCCTTGCGCAACAGATAACCATCTTTGACTCAGAATCAGACGACCAGATGACACCGGATACAGCCATTTTGTCCGCTACACTGAAGGGTGCTCGTTTCTTTCCTTATAATTGTGATTAGTGACATTTTGACATGCGATAACCACACGTATTATTAGTAATGCGATCGTCCtgttaattgtgtttttgctgtctGTTTAACAGGCACCAAGGCCAGTCCTGCTGAACAGCTGAGCATGGCTCTGGCCTGGGATAGAGCAGATATTGCACAGAAAGACGTCCTGGTGTGTGGACAGCACTGGAAGGTGAGACTAACCAATGTCAAGCCTGGTTTAACAGgcagttacagtacattcaaAGTACTGTAGAGCTGTTTTGAAATTCCGCTTTGTGCTGCTTCTAGGTTGGTTCTTTAGAACAAGCCATGCTGGACGCTCTGGTAATGGACCGCGTCAGCTTCGTCAAACTGCTGATTGATAATGGCATGACAATGAGCCGCTTCCTCACCGTGGATCGACTCGAGGAGCTCTACAACACGGTTAAGATGTTTAACTATTACATTCTTTTGTGACTTTTTCCTTTGCAGATCAACTCTTCCCACACTGTTATTTCCATTCTCCCTTTTTCCTCGGCACTGACTTTGCTGTCTAACAGAAACCAACTTCCTTCTTTTTTGTTGCTCTTGATGCAGAAATCCCCAAACTGTGGCTTtgattataataaaaaataatgcatCCTAAGTGCTTTGCACCAAAATTATGTGGTCAACAGCATCCAGGGTATTttccctgttgttgttttagaaTGCTTCTAAGATCATAGAGCCGTTTGTCATCAGTGGCTTTCTCCACTCTGTGCTTTTATCTTTTGTGGattaaaagcatttttactTATTCATAACTCTGGGACGATGAGCGCCCCTAATAAACAAGGACAAGGAGGATCCCAGCACTGCTACTGTATCTGCATTGTGCACATCTGTTTAAAAAAGTAACCGGCGCGTTTCTTTGCTCTGATTTGTCATAGTTTGTAGTTTCTTTCTGagtattcatttaaaatgtctCGTCACAGCCACATGGTCAAACGCGACTCTTCTTGCACCACCTCGTTGAAGATGCAAAGCAGGTGACCAGCGCAGACGAACACACCTATGAACTCACGTACACAGACATTATTGGCTTCTGTTTGCTGAGATGCATTCatgttgttgtgtctttgtgtctgagtAGGCGTCTCTCACCATAGGCTACCGTCTGTCCCTCATCGACATGGGCCTGGTGATAGAGTACCTGATAGGAGGGGGGTACCGCAGCACCTACACGAGGAAAAACTTCAGAGCTGCCTACAGGACAAAGGGCAAAGTAAGCAGCGGATAGTGCCGGATAAAACGCGTGAcattgttctgttgtgtcttgTTTATTACACATACAATAAGCTTGACCTTTCTCTCTCTATTCATCTAATGCACGttccttgttgttgtttacaggaGGGTGCACAGGACAGTTGCAGCCCTTTGTCTAAACAGAAAGAAGGATCAGCATCTACCCCTGGGCGGAGGCATTTCATTAGAACGGCCCAACCATACAAACGCAAGGTGGATGAGTGGACCAGACGGGTCCCTTTCCTCCTGTAACCTGTTCCCATAGTTCTAacctttctctcttctctgtaGGCGCAAGACACGCCACACAGCAGCGGCAAGGAGAAATCGCTGACCCCCGGCCTCGGTGCCGCTCCTCTGCTGGTGCCCCTTAACTTCAACGACCTGTTTGTGTGGGccgtgctgcagcagcggcagccgaTGGCCCTGTTCCTGTGGCAGCacggggaggaggcgctggcGCGTGCCACCGTGGCGTGTAAGCTTTATCGCTCCATGGCGTTTGAGGCGCGACAGAGCAGCATGGCCGACGACATTGCAGAACAGTTAAAGACTTATTCACTGTGAGTGTCTATTGGGCGGGTTTGAATATGAGAGATAAGATTTTGCTGTTTGAAGTCTTTATTTTATAATTGGTCTTGTTTGTTCCCATACCTTTCCTGCCTGTGCCTTAGTGAGTTCGGTCAGCTGGCGGTGGATGTGTTGGACTGTGCCTTCCGTCAGAACGAGCAGATGGCCATGAAGCTGTTGACTTCGGAGATGGAGGCGTGGAGTAAGTTCACCTGTCTGCAGATGGCCGTGTCCTCATGTCATAGGCCATTCGTCTCCCATTCCTGCACTCAGACCCTCCTCACAGATATCTGGACTGGCCCACTGAACATGAGGAAAAACTCTTTCCTTAAGGTAAAAGTTCTGACACACAAATGTACAGACTCAGGCCCTAAACGACTAAACAATCATACATTGTCTGTTTCTTTCAGATAACTTTGAGTCTTCTTTTACCACCTGCTATCTTTCTGCTGGagtttaaaagcaaagctgAAATGTGTCATTTGCCACAATCGCATGAGGCGATGCTGTTTGGACGCGACTCCACAAACTCAGGAACAGCCCATGAGAAAAGTGATTACATGGTAAAGTCACTGGACCTGGAGCCTTCATGAAAGTAATATGTGTAAGTTTCTCATGTCTTCTCCGTCTGCTCTCCGTGTTTCTGTCTCAGGGCAGTCTGGATGCAGAGCAAGGCCTGCCCGTCCACGAAGGTTCTGTCTCTGAGACGGTGTCCTCTGTGACCATGCGGTGTCTGTCCTGGATCACGACATGCAATGAATTTTATGGAACTCCTGTTGTTAAGTTTTGGTTTCACACTGTAGGTGGTggttttatgtgtgtttttgattATCCATACATTGGAAGTACTTCCTCAGCCAGTCTGAAACTACCATATACTCTGatgcagtatacagtatgtttttgtctctgttttccACTGTAGATGTCATACTTGGCCTTTCTGATGCTGTTCTCCTACGTTGTCCTGGTGAAGATGGAGGATGAGCCCAGTGTTCAGGAGTGTCTCGTCATCATGTACATTTTGTCCACTGCAGTGGAGAAAACCAGAGAGGTGAGACAATCAGTGGTGGAAATAATACATACAAGAAAAATACCAAAATGGTCGTCTCCTAATTAGGTCCTGATGTCTGAGCCAAGCAACCTGAGCCAGAAGCTCAAGGTTTGGTTCTCAGAGTACTGGAACGCTTCCGATTGCATTGCCACCCTCCTCTTCATGGCCGCACTAGCGCTGCGTTGGAATGCTGACCCTTACCGGACGGCAGGACGCGTTATCTACTGTCTGGACATCATCTTCTGGTTCGTCAGGGTGATGGATCTCCTGGCTGTCAATAAGCACGCCGGTCCTTATCTCACCATGATCACTAAGATGGTGCGTAGAGAGGAAAAGTCAGAAACCAGAAGCAAGTTACCTTTTTTATTAGCATATTAGAGTCTTTTTTGTCCGTCCAGACCAGAAACATGTTCTTCATTGTGGTGATGATGGCCATAGTGCTGCTGAGCTTCGGGGTGTCCAGGAAGGCCATTCTCTCCCCATCTGAGGAGCCATCGTGGCGTCTAGCTCGAGACGTAGTCTTCCAGCCCTACTGGATGATCTTTGGGGAGGTTTATGCAGACAAGATAGACGGTTAGTGGCTTTGTCGACGTTGCCCTGAGCTTTTTAGTCTGGAAGTGCTTGAGGCAAAGTTTACTTTCACCTGTATAAGAccagagaaaaaaacatttgttactTTGACATAATGTTGAActtattcagttttatttgatttttttaaatttgtaattTAATTGTCAATCCTCACTGTAGGTATTAATTGTTTCTTGGGCTTTTTCTGTGTTAACAGCATGTGCCAATGATGAACCAtgtcctcctgcttccttccttaCAATATTCCTCCAGGCCGTCTATATGTTCTTCCAGTATATCATCATGGTGAACGTCCTTATAGCATTTTTTAAGTAAGCAACTTTATAAAACAAATTGAATTTAATATTATACTATTACTGTTTATTAATACTGTACTTGGAGACAATCAGTAGGTGTAATTTTGTAaaagtgtgcttttatttcagtaAGTGTTGTCTCTCAATAACAGCAACATCTACTTAAACATGGCATCAACATCCAATAAACTGTGGAAGTACAACCGCTATCGCTACATCATGACGTACCAAGAAAAGCCGTGGCTGCCTCCGCCCTTCATTCTCCTCAGTCACATTACACTGGGTCTGAGAGCCATTGTCAGGAGGTGTACTGGAGACGCTGAGCGGGAAGAGAGACGCTCTGGACTCAGTGAGTagtgcagtgtgtttgtgtgttatatCTAGTGAGCATCCCATAGGCCGGTTCAAAGCATGGGTCTAATGATGAAATCCACCATCTTTACCAGAGCTCTACCTGGACCGTGAGGATCATAAGAAGCTCCATGAGTTTGAGGAGACATGTGTGCAAGCCTACTTCCACAAGAAGAGCGAAGATCTTCACAGCAGTCAAGTTACCAGGATCAGAGAAAC
Above is a window of Betta splendens chromosome 9, fBetSpl5.4, whole genome shotgun sequence DNA encoding:
- the wu:fa19b12 gene encoding uncharacterized protein wu:fa19b12 isoform X2, encoding MAKRRADETALHDSPSKKCYRSLHSVDVQLQRRLPPRGESLAPPPLLALLGRRCGKRPRCFEDTAKDETEAEAAAHGEVAHRDAREHVADVSTVQTSGSFEETSRTFTSHKKRHREDAVCPNTVFTKAKDESDADTNTEDCTFNSFQYWRAPLPELDLSLLQDASSHSQANDKDVSSEAMET
- the wu:fa19b12 gene encoding uncharacterized protein wu:fa19b12 isoform X1, which encodes MAKRRADETALHDSPSKKCYRSLHSVDVQLQRRLPPRGESLAPPPLLALLGRRCGKRPRCFEDTAKDETEAEAAAHGEVAHRDAREHVADVSTVQTSGSFEETSRTFTSHKKRHREDAVCPNTVFTKAKDEVSSDADTNTEDCTFNSFQYWRAPLPELDLSLLQDASSHSQANDKDVSSEAMET